The following DNA comes from Dehalococcoidales bacterium.
AGCCTTCCTACCGAGGAAGGGGGGAAAGATTATATCTGGGGGACACCGGCAGAATCTGGTTTCGGATTCTGCTAACGTCATTCTGTAAGAATGACGCCCAGACACCCCTGCCAAAAGGAGCGCCTCTCAGAAGAGGCGGGGCCCCTTAGAAGGGGCGGGCCCCCTCTGGACTCCCCCTTTTTCATCACCCTGTTAGACTCGATCCGGGATACGTGTTTGCCCCCTGGATTCCAGCCTGCGCTGGAATGACATCAACATCCATCATACGTAAAGATATATACGAGACACTACACTAGTACCAGCCTTCGGCAGCGGTCCTGCTTATTCGATTCTACGACCTCATCTTCTGTGCGGTCGGTTCAACCTCTCCGTGGGAAGAATACCTATTCCCGGAAAGACTGGCCCGGAATCTACTTGACAGGAGTTAATCACGTCTTCAGAATAGCTATAGTAATAGCTCTCGTGAATACTGATGAACGGTACCGGCTAGCGCACGTGTGATGGCGCATGCAGAATCTACCAACCGCACTGGCCCGAGGTCCGAGAAGATGAGAGGCATATATACCCTCCGGCAGGTGTTTCGAATCCACCTCCGTGTGCACTACACGTGGTTATTGGCCGCGGTCCTTCTCACGGCCGCTATTGTCACTCAGTTCTCTACCGTCTATCCCCTGTGGCAGAGGTTAATCCTTGGAGCGGCTGGCACAGTGCTGTTCTTTCTTGTCGTCGTTACCCGGGAGTTCATCCTCGCCGTCACTTCTACCAGGAAAGGTATGACGATAAACGTCATCACACTCTTTGTCTTTGGCGGACTGCACCAGGTAGAGAAGGATACTACCATCCCGGCCCTTGAGTTACTGCAGTCTGCACTCGGGCAGCTATTCAACCTGCTTACAGCAGGGATTTTCACCGCTGTCTACTTTCTACTGGTACATACCGGAAACATAATCGTTGACGTGCTTATGCAGTGGCTGGCGTTTATCTGGTTCATGCTGGCCATTCTTCACTTCGTACCGGGTTTCCCTCTGGATGGAGGCAGGGCGCTGCGAGCACTTATCTGGCGTTTTACCGGTAACTATGAAAAGGCGACTCGCACGGCTGGCTGGATAGGGTGGACTATCGGGTTGCTCGCTTCTATGGGGGGGATTACGCTACTGGTCCTGACACAAGAATGGTTCACCGGGGTGTTGCTCGTAGCCGTTGGTCTGGTGCTTCAGAACGCAGCAACGCATGGTCGCCGACTCGCCGCACAGACCGGCGCTCTCACCGGTGAACAGCAGAGTGCCCGGTAACACTAATCATTCAGCCACAAGAATTTTTCGGTAATCTGGTTAATTATCTGCGTCCGGCGGCTTTCCGTGTAATAGGCCCGCCACTCTGCCTTGAACCACCTGAATGGGCTCTGCGCTTCCGACCACAGCCGCAGCCTGATGTCGCGAGGGTCATCAGTCAGCCAGGACGCGTCTATTACCGTAGCCAGTGGTGTGCCGCCGGTTATTTCCACTTCGTAATGACTGCGTCCGACTCTCTGGGGCAGCAGACCCCGATTATAGATGGCCCAGTTCACCCGTACGGTGTTTCTCGGTGCTGCCCTGGTTTTCACATAGAGACGGCCATCGGATGGGTCCTCAGGGTTCAGCCAGCGCAGCTCCATGATTCCGGTAAGTAACGGAAAGGACATCTGCGTCACCTGGGTCCTGCTCCGTGTGTACTCCTGAGAACGCTCACCGACAACATCTTCCCACTCTCGCCACTCCGTCCAGGAATCATTGGTGTGCCGCAGTGTGCCGATGCCGGCGATGGTTTCGCCAAACATATCATCCCACTTGTCCGTACCCAGCAGCCAATCAGCCCTTTGTTCGAGGTCCCCGCCTCTGGCAAGCACAGCACACTCTATGGATTCCCCCAGTATGTAACGAAGGATTCGGTCCGCCAGAAGAGAGGCAACCTCATCCTGCACAGCGAAATCACTGTGACCGTATTCACCGTAGTAGACAACATCTGCCCCCTCCGAGTATTGAGCCGTGAGTGGCACTACGCCGTCGTCCATATCCCTCGGCCATACATCAACCCCGGCACGGTCGAACTGCGGACTGAGAGGCGCCTTTTCTGCCGATATGAAGGCCAGCCAGTATTTCCTGGTGCTTACCCACTCTCCCCCTTCAGAGCTGTCCTGAAAAAGCACGGATTCACACACGCCTTCATCGGCGCCCAACAAGAAAGTCTGGCAATACTCCAGCACAGGGCTTCCACCGGGTGCATAGTACCGCTCCAGTTTCTTAATGGGGCTATTAACGGTTATCACCGCCGTTACTTTATCAGCTATCCCATCGATGTTCTGCGACACTGCGTAGAGTGCTGCCTTACCCCCCATACTGTGTCCGACAAGGATAAGGTTATCCTTACCCTGGAAGTACTCGTCGATGCTGTCAACGATGTTATGAGCCCAGGTATCGATATCTTCGTAGCCGGGATAGCATCTTGCCATGGTATTGATGCGTAAAGTGGTGCCGGGGTTGGCTTGCTTATAGAGGAAGTCAAACGTCGGCAGCTGTTCTTCAAGGGAGTCAGAGAGAAGTTGGAATGTGCAGCAATCGCTGCCCATACCGTGAAGGAATACGAAGTTGAGCTCCTTGACCTTGATACGGACCGGTGGCGCTGATTGTGTCAAACCCGGGAAAGCGACCAGGATACACAGACAAATGACCACCAGCAGCGATACTCGTCTTATAGCACGAATGAACATCTCATCACCAGTCAAATCTACCTTGAAGTCTTTTTGATTACTACTAAGCCGGCTCTAACAGTCTTTCTATGGATACTGTAAAAGCCCGAGCGTTCCCTGTCAAGGTTGCGCTGACTTATGTACCTCTGTACTGGAGTGTCACTAATGTACCGGACGAGTACAGGGGCTTGACAGGCCGATAACCGGAGGATAAAATATTATTAGGTATAACCTAATGTTCAGGCATACACTAATTATCTCTGTGGAGTTGGTAAATGGTGAAGCGAAACGAGGAAGACCTGGTGCAGTACATCCTGAAGATGTCCGAAGATATATACAATGCACTTTCACCCGGAGTGCCGACCGAGTGGCTCTCGTCCGATTTGACCGTCGCCCAGCTGCGTATTCTGCTTGTCCTGCAGTCCCGGGGGCCCACCCGGATGAGTGATATCGCATCCACTCTGAGTGTTACCCTCCCGTCGGCAACCGGCATTGTGGAGAACCTGGTTAAAAAGGGACTTGTGAAGCGAGAGACCGACCCGACAGACCGAAGGCTGGTCATCTGCAAGATATCTCCCGCCGGACAGGAAAGTATAAACCGGCTCTGGTCATCCGGCCAGTTCCAGATGGAGAGGTTACTCGAAGGGCTGTCCCTGGAACAACTCCGTAAAGCTGCCGACGTTACCGATATGCTTTTTAACAATGTATCGGAAAAGGAGGAGGAGGTGACAACAGATGAAACGCTTGCCTGAAGCGTTAGCCCGATTCATAGAACGCCGTCCCTGGTGGCTTGTCGTCGCAACCGTAGTGCTGGCTGCCGCTGCCATTCCAGGGATTACCATGCTGAAAACAGAGACCGGTTTTAACACACTGGTCTCGCCCGGCTCTTCACTTTCCCAGGACAACTCCAGGTACCAGGAGCAGTTTGGTGCCGAACCAATTACTGTTCTACTCGAAGGCCGACTTGACGACATATTCTCGACTGGCAACCTGGAGATTATGCGTGTCTTCGTGCAGGAGTTCTCCAATGATAGCCGCTACCGTGCTGTTGCCGGCCCGCTGGATATCCTCCAGGCGGCCGTGGAGGAAGCAAATAGCAGACAGTTGGCACTACAGGAGCAGATAATGCTCGCGCAGGAGACCGCCGCTGTGAAGGCCAGAGAGATTGCTGCCGCACAGGGACTTTCGGAGGAGCAGCAGGCAGAGGCAGCCGAACTGGCCCGGGTCGGGGTTATTCAGGAGTTCCAATCACAGATAGAGGGGATGCAGCAGATAGGAGAGCCCTCACTGGATAACCCTCTTTTCGTGGCAACCGTCCTCTACGGCACAGATGGCACAATCAACAAAGCAATGCAGCCATTCATTCCGGACGATGGACACGTCCTGCTATCTATAACTCCACAAGGGAACATGGATGACCGGGAGGCCCTGCAGGCAGCCGAAGATATCGAGGTTTTCTTCGCAGAGCACCCTCTGGCGAATGCGGATGTCACGGTTATTGCAGACACGAAACTGGTGGACGCCATCAGCAGGAGCCTGGGCAGCAACTTTGCAGTCCTCTTTGGCCTGTCCGTCGGTGTTATGATACTCATCCTGCTGGTAATGTTCCGAGTACGCTTGCGGTTGCTCTCCCTGCTGATGGTCGGCATTGGCGCCCTGTGGACATTCGGCCTGGCGGGATACTGCTCCATACCCCTGTCAATGACCACCATGGCGGTGCTGCCAATACTCATCGGTCTCGGAATAGACTATTCGATACAATTCCACAACCGTTACCAGGAAGAAATCACCAGAAGCCACTCAACAGGCAAGGCAATTACCACCTCCATATCCCGTATGTTCCCTGCGGTGGGTATTGCCCTGCTGGCCACGATTATCGGTTTCATTACGCTCTATATATCCAGGGTACCTATGATACGTGACTTCGGAACGATGCTCGCGGTTGGTGTCGTTCTGTGCTACGTAGCAGGGCTGTTTCTCCTTCACAGTATTCTTTATCTGAGTGACAGGAAGGTACCCATCGACCGCCTGAGTAAGGCGGCCAGGCAGGCAAGCGGTCGTATCGAGAGGGTTCTATCGCGTGTGGGCAGGATGGCAGTCAACAGGACGCTTCCGATATTCCTGATTGCCCTGGTCTTCGCCATTACCGGAGGCGTGGTGGACCACTGGCTCCCGATTAACACCAACTACGAGGAACTGATGCCTCAGGACATAGAGGAACTGGAGGTATTACGGGAGCTACGTCAGATACTCGATATCGGCGGCGAGATTCGCTTCATGGTAGAGGCAGAAGATGTCACCAGCCCGGAGGTACTCACCTGGCTGAGGCAATACCAGGACGCAGCTCTCAGGCTGTATCCCGAACTCCTTTCGGTGGACAGCCTGGCGGTGCTTCTCAATGAAGCCACCCAGGGAGCAACACCCACCGAACAGCTAGTTGAGCAGGTACTCGGGAGTACTCCGCCCCTTCTCCTGGACCGGCTGGTCTCCCCCGACCACAAGATGGCAAGCATATCGTGCAGTATTGCATACATATCCCTGGAGGAGACCAATGACCTTCTTCAGGGCATGGCAGACCTCGCTCAACCACCTGACGGGGTGCGAATTGCACCGGTAGGGTCTCTTGCCCTCGGAGCAAGTACGGTTGATGCCGTGGTAGGGACAAGGCTTACCATGAACCTCCTCTGCCTGGGGGCCGTATTTGTGGTGCTCCTGCTGGTCTACCGGCGCCTCAGCAGTGTCGTATTCACCATCATACCGGTGGGTGCAGTGATAGCATGGTCCTCACTGGATATGTTCCTCATCGGCATCCCGCTCAACCCACTCACCGCGATTCTGGGTGTAATCATAATCGGCATCGGCACCGAATTCATGGTGTTGCTCATCAGCCGGTACGAAGAGGAGAAACAACAGGGACAACTACCGCGGGATGCAATGGTTACGGCACTCTCGAAGATAGGCCGTGCCATAGTCACCACTGCTCTGACAACTGTGGGCGGCTTCGCCGTACTGATAGCGTCGGACTTCGTCATGGTCCGCGACTTTGGTATCGCCACAGTACTGGGCGTATTTCTCTGTCTGATTAGTGCTATTGCCGTTATGCCCGGGTTGATTGTATGGTTCGACGAATGGAGAGCCAAGAGGTTGTTAAAGCAAACCAGGTGACTATCAACAGGATACGGAGTAACGAGCAGGACACCACAGGCCGGAAAACGCTATAATGTGACCGCAGGGACAGGTCGGTAAATCAGCCGACAATTATCCTTCTGAATACTGAAGGGTGCGGCCCTTCTGAATACTGAAGGGTGCGCATGGACTGGAGGCATGCAGATGCGTATCGGGTTGATAACGGACACACACATCCCCATGGCGGCCAAAGAACTACCCCCCGAGGTGGCTGAGGTTTTCCAGGAAGTCGACCTCATCCTGCACGCTGGTGATATCTACAATATATCCGTCCTGGACGACCTCCAGCGGATAGCACCGGTGCTGGCGGCACTTGGAGATGACGATTCCATCGGCCTGCTGAAGGACGAGCGTGTTGAGAACAAGCATGTGCTGAATCTGGAGGGCTACACGTTATGGCTCGTCCACGAAAGGCCCTTTCCGTACCGTTCCACACAAGAGCAGAGAGCACAGCTTCCCGACGTCATCGTACACGGTCACAGTCATGCTGCGGAGGTGAGGCACTATGACAGTGTCCTGGTTGTAGGCTCCGGCAGCCCCACTTTTCTGCACTACCACCACGGTCCGGGTACGGTCGCCATACTTGAAATAGGACCGGAAGGAGCGGAGGCTTCCATTGTGAAGCTGTAGGGTGCTGAAAAACCCTTTCGACCAATCCCCGTGCGTCCCGGATGGAGCGCCTCTCAGAAGAGGCGGAGCGCCTCTCAGAAGAGGCTGGGCCCCTCAGAAGGGGCGGTGCCTTACCCTTCCTGTCCAGGAAGGGGGGAAATCATATCCGGGGGACACCGGCAGAATCTGGTTTCGGATTCTACTAACGTCATTCTGTAAGAATGACGCCCAGACACCCGTGCCAAAAGGAGTGCCTCTCAGAAGAGGCGGGGCCCCTCAGAAGGGGTGGGCCCATCAGAATGGGCACCCCCTCCGGACTCCCCTTTTTCATCACCCTGTTAGTGCACTACCAGCGACTGAGCACGCCTGGCCTTACTGTGAGGGAAAATGAAGCAACGAGGAGAGCGGATGCCGGATTTACGGCTCCACGAGTATCTGGTCGGAGCGACCTGTAACTAACTCATGGCCGAGTGATAGTCCTGCAGGGACCTCACCCCGGAGCCACCCTGACGATAGGCAGCTATTCCCTTGGCGGCGGCAGCGGCAGCAGCCAGGGTAGTGATATACGGTACCTTGTATTTTATCGCCGTCTTGCGGATATAGGAATCATCATACTGACTTAGCTTCCCGACCGGGGTATTGATAACCAGGTTAATCTCCCCGTTCATGATTCCATCAGCGATATTGGGGCGCCCTTCGTGCATTTTCAGAATCAGTTCGGACTCGATACCCTCACCGGCAAGGAACTGGCGAGTACCTCGCGTTGCCTTGATTTTGAAACCGAGGCCAGCAAAGCTCCTGGCCACCTCAGTAACAGCGGGACGTTCTTTCTCGGACACCGTTATCAGGACGGTACCCTCTGTTGGGGGCAGTTGTTTTGCCGCCTCCTGTGCCTTAAAGAAGGCCAGGCCGAATGAGTCCGCGATTCCCAGAACCTCGCCTGTCGACCGCATCTCCGGACCGAGCACAGGGTCCACTTCGGGGAACATGTTGAATGGGAAAACCGCTTCTTTCACACCGAAGTGTGTTATCCTGCGCCGCTTCAGGTCCATCTCAGCAAGTTTCTTGCCGAGTATAAGCTGAGTTGCGATGCGCGCCATGTACACGTTGCACACCTTCGAGACCAGCGGTACCGTCCGCGATGCTCGTGGGTTTGCCTCCAGCACGTAGACCACGTCCCGGGCAATCGCATACTGGATGTTCATCAGCCCCAGCACGTCCAGTTCCTGCGCAATCTTCCTGGTATACTCGTAAATCGTTTCAAGGTGCTTTTCCGGTATGCTTACCGGAGGTATTACGCAGGCGGAATCGCCGGAATGTACGCCGGCAAATTCAATGTGCTCCATGATGGCGGGCACAAAGACCTCGGAGCCGTCGGCAATGGCGTCGGCCTCCGCCTCGATGGCGTTCTCTAGAAACTTATCTATCAGGATGGGGCGGTCAGGGGTGACATCCACAGCGGCGGCAAGATACTCCGTGAGCATCTCCTCGTCGTGAACAACCTCCATGCCTCGTCCGCCCAGAACATAGGAAGGCCGTACCATCAGGGGATATCCGATTCTACCGGCAACGACCAGCGCTTCCTCAATATTGCTGGCCATGCCGGAATCCGGCATAGGAATGCCTAGCTTGGCCATTATCTGGCTGAACCGGTCACGGTCCTCTGCCAGGTCGATTGTCTCCGGCGAGGTACCCAGTATTCTAACGCCAGCCTCGGAGAGCTCCCTGGCAATGTTGAGCGGGGTCTGTCCTCCAAACTGGACTATCACGCCTTCCGGCTTCTCCTTCTCGTAGATGCTGAGAACGTCCTCAACGGTGAGTGGCTCAAAGTAGAGCTTGTCCGACGTGTCGTAGTCCGTGGAGACAGTCTCAGGATTGCAATTGACCATGATTGTCTCGAATCCCATGTCACGTAGCGCCAGAGCGGCATGGACACAACAATAGTCGAACTCTATCCCTTGGCCGATACGATTCGGCCCGCCCCCGAGTATCATTACCTTCCGCCGATCGCTGGCTACCGTCTTGTCGGGGGCATTGTAGGTGGAGAAGTAGTAGGCGGCATTTTCCACGCCACTGACTGGTACAGGCTCCCACGCCTCGACAACCCCGAGGGAAATGCGCCTGGCCCGGATTTCCTTCTCCGGTACGCCGAGAAGCTGCGCCAGATAGCGGTCGGCAAACCCGTCCTTCTTTGCCTGAATCAGCAGGTCATCCGGCAGCATTTTGCCCCTGTATTGAAGAACCTTCTCCTCCAGTTCCACAAGCTCCTTCATCTGCTCAATGAACCAGCGCTTGATGTATGTCCTCTCGTACAGCTCGTGAACACCGGCACCTTTGCGAAGTGCCTCGTACATGATGAACTGGCGCTCGCTGGTGGGGTTCTTGAGCATCTCCATTAGTTCAGGCAGTTCTTTTTCATTGAAATCCCGCGCGAAGCCGAGGCCATAACGACCAATTTCAAGTGAACGAATCGATTTCTGAAAGGCTTCTTTGTAATTCTTGCCGATGCTCATTACCTCGCCGACGGCACGCATCTGGGTACCAAGCTTATCCTCGGCACCCTTGAATTTCTCGAAAGCCCAGCGGGCAAACTTGACGACCACATAGTCACCTGATGGGGTGTACTTCTCAAGGGTCCCGTCCCGCCAGTAGGGAATCTCGTCCATGGTGAGGCCACCGGCCAACATGGAGGATACAAGTGCTATCGGGAAACCGGTCGCCTTGGATGCCAGTGCCGAGGAGCGTGAGGTTCGCGGGTTAATTTCTATCACCACCACGTGACCCGTCTCCGGGTCATGGGCAAACTGGATATTGGTGCCGCCGATTACCTTTATTGCCTCCACTATCCGGTAAGAGTACTCCTGGAGTTTCTTCTGAAGCTCCGTGTCTATCGTGAGCATTGGTGCCGTACAGTAGGAATCCCCCGTATGGACGCCCATGGCATCCACATTCTCGATGAAACAGACC
Coding sequences within:
- a CDS encoding metallophosphoesterase family protein, which gives rise to MRIGLITDTHIPMAAKELPPEVAEVFQEVDLILHAGDIYNISVLDDLQRIAPVLAALGDDDSIGLLKDERVENKHVLNLEGYTLWLVHERPFPYRSTQEQRAQLPDVIVHGHSHAAEVRHYDSVLVVGSGSPTFLHYHHGPGTVAILEIGPEGAEASIVKL
- a CDS encoding alpha/beta hydrolase, producing the protein MFIRAIRRVSLLVVICLCILVAFPGLTQSAPPVRIKVKELNFVFLHGMGSDCCTFQLLSDSLEEQLPTFDFLYKQANPGTTLRINTMARCYPGYEDIDTWAHNIVDSIDEYFQGKDNLILVGHSMGGKAALYAVSQNIDGIADKVTAVITVNSPIKKLERYYAPGGSPVLEYCQTFLLGADEGVCESVLFQDSSEGGEWVSTRKYWLAFISAEKAPLSPQFDRAGVDVWPRDMDDGVVPLTAQYSEGADVVYYGEYGHSDFAVQDEVASLLADRILRYILGESIECAVLARGGDLEQRADWLLGTDKWDDMFGETIAGIGTLRHTNDSWTEWREWEDVVGERSQEYTRSRTQVTQMSFPLLTGIMELRWLNPEDPSDGRLYVKTRAAPRNTVRVNWAIYNRGLLPQRVGRSHYEVEITGGTPLATVIDASWLTDDPRDIRLRLWSEAQSPFRWFKAEWRAYYTESRRTQIINQITEKFLWLND
- the carB gene encoding carbamoyl-phosphate synthase large subunit, with the protein product MPRRDDIRKVMIIGSGPIVIGQACEFDYSGTQACKALKALGYEIVLVNSNPATIMTDPGMADATYIEPLNLDRMIQIIEKERPDALLPNLGGQSGLNLSAELARAGVLDKYNVKIIGVEIDAIERGEDRITFKETMNGLGLEVPRSTAVYNVEDAEEVAAELGYPVVIRPAYTMGGTGGGLVYNVEELRTVASRGIAASLIGQVLIEESVLGWEELELEVVRDAKNQMITVCFIENVDAMGVHTGDSYCTAPMLTIDTELQKKLQEYSYRIVEAIKVIGGTNIQFAHDPETGHVVVIEINPRTSRSSALASKATGFPIALVSSMLAGGLTMDEIPYWRDGTLEKYTPSGDYVVVKFARWAFEKFKGAEDKLGTQMRAVGEVMSIGKNYKEAFQKSIRSLEIGRYGLGFARDFNEKELPELMEMLKNPTSERQFIMYEALRKGAGVHELYERTYIKRWFIEQMKELVELEEKVLQYRGKMLPDDLLIQAKKDGFADRYLAQLLGVPEKEIRARRISLGVVEAWEPVPVSGVENAAYYFSTYNAPDKTVASDRRKVMILGGGPNRIGQGIEFDYCCVHAALALRDMGFETIMVNCNPETVSTDYDTSDKLYFEPLTVEDVLSIYEKEKPEGVIVQFGGQTPLNIARELSEAGVRILGTSPETIDLAEDRDRFSQIMAKLGIPMPDSGMASNIEEALVVAGRIGYPLMVRPSYVLGGRGMEVVHDEEMLTEYLAAAVDVTPDRPILIDKFLENAIEAEADAIADGSEVFVPAIMEHIEFAGVHSGDSACVIPPVSIPEKHLETIYEYTRKIAQELDVLGLMNIQYAIARDVVYVLEANPRASRTVPLVSKVCNVYMARIATQLILGKKLAEMDLKRRRITHFGVKEAVFPFNMFPEVDPVLGPEMRSTGEVLGIADSFGLAFFKAQEAAKQLPPTEGTVLITVSEKERPAVTEVARSFAGLGFKIKATRGTRQFLAGEGIESELILKMHEGRPNIADGIMNGEINLVINTPVGKLSQYDDSYIRKTAIKYKVPYITTLAAAAAAAKGIAAYRQGGSGVRSLQDYHSAMS
- a CDS encoding hydrophobe/amphiphile efflux-3 (HAE3) family transporter, with translation MKRLPEALARFIERRPWWLVVATVVLAAAAIPGITMLKTETGFNTLVSPGSSLSQDNSRYQEQFGAEPITVLLEGRLDDIFSTGNLEIMRVFVQEFSNDSRYRAVAGPLDILQAAVEEANSRQLALQEQIMLAQETAAVKAREIAAAQGLSEEQQAEAAELARVGVIQEFQSQIEGMQQIGEPSLDNPLFVATVLYGTDGTINKAMQPFIPDDGHVLLSITPQGNMDDREALQAAEDIEVFFAEHPLANADVTVIADTKLVDAISRSLGSNFAVLFGLSVGVMILILLVMFRVRLRLLSLLMVGIGALWTFGLAGYCSIPLSMTTMAVLPILIGLGIDYSIQFHNRYQEEITRSHSTGKAITTSISRMFPAVGIALLATIIGFITLYISRVPMIRDFGTMLAVGVVLCYVAGLFLLHSILYLSDRKVPIDRLSKAARQASGRIERVLSRVGRMAVNRTLPIFLIALVFAITGGVVDHWLPINTNYEELMPQDIEELEVLRELRQILDIGGEIRFMVEAEDVTSPEVLTWLRQYQDAALRLYPELLSVDSLAVLLNEATQGATPTEQLVEQVLGSTPPLLLDRLVSPDHKMASISCSIAYISLEETNDLLQGMADLAQPPDGVRIAPVGSLALGASTVDAVVGTRLTMNLLCLGAVFVVLLLVYRRLSSVVFTIIPVGAVIAWSSLDMFLIGIPLNPLTAILGVIIIGIGTEFMVLLISRYEEEKQQGQLPRDAMVTALSKIGRAIVTTALTTVGGFAVLIASDFVMVRDFGIATVLGVFLCLISAIAVMPGLIVWFDEWRAKRLLKQTR
- a CDS encoding site-2 protease family protein, with the protein product MRGIYTLRQVFRIHLRVHYTWLLAAVLLTAAIVTQFSTVYPLWQRLILGAAGTVLFFLVVVTREFILAVTSTRKGMTINVITLFVFGGLHQVEKDTTIPALELLQSALGQLFNLLTAGIFTAVYFLLVHTGNIIVDVLMQWLAFIWFMLAILHFVPGFPLDGGRALRALIWRFTGNYEKATRTAGWIGWTIGLLASMGGITLLVLTQEWFTGVLLVAVGLVLQNAATHGRRLAAQTGALTGEQQSAR
- a CDS encoding MarR family transcriptional regulator, whose protein sequence is MVKRNEEDLVQYILKMSEDIYNALSPGVPTEWLSSDLTVAQLRILLVLQSRGPTRMSDIASTLSVTLPSATGIVENLVKKGLVKRETDPTDRRLVICKISPAGQESINRLWSSGQFQMERLLEGLSLEQLRKAADVTDMLFNNVSEKEEEVTTDETLA